The proteins below come from a single Plantactinospora sp. KBS50 genomic window:
- a CDS encoding ATP-binding protein: protein MKRGNWSLRQRVVTLCVTVGVLLTGLAVAEAALAAQNRGAIDRILNVTGPLRVQGEVLLNSLVNQETGVRGYAVTGVRSELEPYETGRQQERSAVATMDRLLAGEPAMRAQLLEVERQAEHWRQTVAEPVIEATGSQGRAAGQALLTDETRQEFDQLRATIAELQQSILVLRQQAVAAVNRTGNSLVVLLVIAAIVVVIAGVALLLSLNRLVIGPVTTLASRVRQVATGDYGAVIERVGPPEVARLAGDVDGMRKRIAADLAEVQAARANIEEANARLQQQAEELVRSNRDLEQFAYVASHDLQEPLRKVASFCQLLQRRYAGQLDERADQYIAFAVDGAQRMQRLINDLLAFSRIGRVTTGFTEVDLARVMGDVAGQTEAARQYADAELTWTDLPVVRGEEALLTNLVANLVSNSIKFRRADVPPRVHVSARRVGDEWEITCQDNGIGIEAEFADKIFVIFQRLHSKDAYPGTGIGLAIVKKIVEYHGGRVWVDSDVPEGTAIRFTLPALPDPAEAQPTPAPAGSEPAAQVASGPDAEAGSAPATGGAVDGGGAGEPAPAGRADAGDEPANGTAVAGRSAARDSGDAKETVA from the coding sequence ATGAAGCGGGGCAACTGGTCACTGCGGCAGCGCGTTGTCACACTCTGCGTGACCGTGGGTGTGCTGCTCACCGGCCTGGCGGTCGCCGAGGCGGCGCTTGCCGCGCAGAACCGCGGCGCCATCGACCGGATACTGAACGTCACGGGTCCGCTCCGGGTGCAGGGCGAGGTGCTGCTGAACAGCCTGGTCAACCAGGAGACCGGGGTACGCGGCTACGCGGTGACCGGGGTGCGCAGCGAACTCGAACCGTACGAGACCGGCCGGCAGCAGGAGCGGTCCGCGGTCGCCACGATGGACCGGCTGCTCGCCGGCGAACCGGCCATGCGGGCCCAACTGCTGGAGGTGGAGCGGCAGGCCGAGCACTGGCGGCAGACCGTCGCCGAGCCGGTCATCGAGGCCACCGGCTCGCAGGGCCGGGCCGCCGGCCAGGCGCTGCTCACCGACGAGACCCGGCAGGAGTTCGACCAGCTCCGGGCCACCATCGCCGAGCTTCAGCAGTCGATCCTCGTGCTCCGCCAGCAGGCCGTCGCGGCGGTCAACCGCACCGGCAACTCGCTCGTGGTGCTGCTGGTGATCGCGGCCATCGTGGTGGTGATCGCCGGTGTGGCCCTGCTGCTCTCGCTGAACCGGCTGGTCATCGGCCCGGTGACGACGCTGGCGAGCCGGGTCCGGCAGGTGGCGACCGGGGACTACGGCGCCGTGATCGAGCGGGTCGGCCCACCCGAGGTGGCCCGGCTGGCCGGGGACGTGGACGGGATGCGCAAGCGGATCGCGGCGGACCTGGCGGAGGTCCAGGCGGCGCGGGCCAACATCGAGGAGGCCAACGCGCGGTTGCAGCAGCAGGCCGAGGAACTGGTCCGGTCCAACCGCGACCTGGAGCAGTTCGCCTATGTGGCCTCGCACGACCTGCAGGAGCCGCTGCGCAAGGTGGCGAGCTTCTGCCAACTGCTGCAACGGCGGTACGCGGGCCAGCTCGATGAGCGGGCGGACCAGTACATCGCGTTCGCGGTGGACGGCGCCCAGCGGATGCAGCGCCTGATCAACGACCTGCTGGCGTTCTCCCGGATCGGCCGGGTCACCACCGGCTTCACCGAGGTCGACCTGGCTCGGGTGATGGGCGACGTGGCGGGGCAGACCGAGGCCGCGCGCCAGTACGCCGACGCCGAGCTGACCTGGACGGATCTGCCGGTGGTGCGCGGCGAGGAGGCGCTGCTGACCAACCTGGTCGCCAACCTGGTCAGCAACTCGATCAAGTTCCGCCGCGCGGACGTGCCACCCCGGGTGCACGTGTCGGCCCGCCGGGTCGGCGACGAGTGGGAGATCACCTGCCAGGACAACGGCATCGGGATCGAGGCGGAGTTCGCGGACAAGATCTTCGTGATCTTCCAGCGGCTGCACTCCAAGGACGCCTATCCGGGCACCGGCATCGGTCTGGCCATCGTCAAGAAGATCGTGGAATACCATGGCGGCCGGGTGTGGGTGGATTCGGACGTACCCGAGGGGACCGCGATCCGGTTCACCCTGCCGGCGCTGCCGGACCCCGCCGAGGCCCAGCCCACGCCGGCCCCGGCCGGGTCGGAGCCGGCGGCGCAGGTCGCGTCCGGGCCGGACGCGGAGGCCGGATCGGCGCCGGCGACGGGCGGTGCCGTCGACGGCGGTGGCGCCGGGGAGCCGGCGCCGGCCGGACGGGCGGACGCCGGCGACGAGCCCGCGAACGGTACGGCGGTGGCCGGGCGATCGGCCGCCAGAGACAGCGGTGACGCGAAGGAGACGGTGGCATGA
- a CDS encoding M48 family metallopeptidase has translation MDLLADYRRATMYFEAGDPAGAARLLEPIVEVEPDNAAVRQLLARSYFQSAQLGRAEEQLRALVDRNPSDHYAHHVLGRTLERAGRPGEALRHLRIAFAMYSDNDDYRVALRRVESKVRR, from the coding sequence ATGGATCTGTTGGCCGACTACCGGCGCGCGACCATGTACTTCGAAGCGGGCGACCCGGCGGGGGCGGCCCGGCTGCTGGAGCCGATCGTCGAGGTGGAACCCGACAACGCGGCCGTACGGCAGTTGCTGGCCCGCTCGTACTTCCAGTCCGCCCAGTTGGGCCGCGCCGAGGAGCAGCTTCGGGCGCTGGTGGACCGCAACCCCAGCGACCACTACGCGCACCACGTGCTGGGCCGTACCCTGGAGCGGGCCGGTCGGCCCGGCGAGGCCCTGCGGCACCTGCGGATCGCCTTCGCCATGTACTCCGACAACGACGACTACCGGGTCGCGCTGCGCCGGGTGGAGAGCAAGGTACGCCGGTGA
- a CDS encoding glycoside hydrolase family 9 protein: MSQRPRWRAPLAAVATATLAATTLAAGPGSPAYAEGPEQIVNGSFDDGYAPWWGTANITLDASSGQLCADIPGGTVNPWDVIIGQNDIPLLAGETYRFSFFGSADPGRVAKALVQLPVDPYTQYLAANPSLDAAGDTYAYTFTSPVDLPDAQVVFQVGGSTAPWRLCIDDVSLTGGAPPEVYVPDTGPRVRVNQVGYLPKGPKNATVVTDATDPLPWELHNAGGAVVARGSSTPRGVDASSGQNVQSIDFGRYTRAGTGYTLVADGETSRPFDIGSDFYEKLRADSLKFYYPQRSGIAISDDLRPGYARPAGHVGVAPNQGDTDVPCQPGVCDYSLDVSGGWYDAGDHGKYVVNGGIAVHQMMSEYERSVLARTGEPWKLWDGSLDIPESGNRVPDILDEARWEQEFLLKMQVPAGQPLAGMAHHKIHDAAWTGLPLLPDQDPQPRELHAPSTAATLNLAATAAQAARVFLPYDPAFAARNLKAAKAAWAAAKAHPAVYATGADSNGGGAYDDSNVADEFYWAAAELYLSTGGREFRDHLLGSPLHTADIWAPDGFSWQSVAALGRLDLARIPNALPDRARVRASVAQGADRYLGIIADSPYGVPYAPPGNQWAWGSNSSILNNVEVLATAYDLTGAEKYRTGVLESMDYLLGRNALNQSYITGYGEVASHNQHSRWFAHELNAELPNPPAGTLAGGANSALQDPLAQQKLAGCAPQFCYIDDIESYSTNELAINWNSALAWVAGFVADQDNGDARGRLR; this comes from the coding sequence GTGTCCCAGCGACCCCGATGGCGGGCACCGCTCGCCGCCGTCGCCACCGCAACGCTCGCCGCCACCACCCTCGCCGCCGGTCCCGGCTCGCCCGCGTACGCCGAAGGGCCGGAACAGATTGTCAACGGCAGCTTCGACGACGGCTATGCGCCGTGGTGGGGGACCGCCAACATCACCCTCGACGCGTCCAGCGGCCAGCTCTGCGCCGACATCCCCGGCGGCACGGTCAACCCCTGGGACGTGATCATCGGGCAGAACGACATCCCGCTGCTCGCCGGCGAGACGTACCGGTTCTCGTTCTTCGGCTCGGCGGACCCCGGCCGGGTGGCCAAGGCCCTGGTCCAGCTTCCGGTCGACCCGTACACGCAGTATCTGGCCGCGAACCCGAGCCTCGACGCCGCGGGCGACACCTACGCGTACACCTTCACCTCGCCGGTGGACCTGCCGGACGCGCAGGTGGTGTTCCAGGTCGGCGGCAGCACCGCGCCGTGGCGGCTCTGCATCGACGACGTCTCGCTCACCGGCGGCGCCCCGCCCGAGGTGTACGTCCCGGACACCGGCCCCCGGGTCCGGGTCAACCAGGTCGGCTACCTGCCCAAGGGGCCGAAGAACGCGACGGTGGTCACCGACGCCACCGATCCGCTGCCGTGGGAACTGCACAACGCCGGCGGCGCGGTGGTGGCGCGGGGCAGCAGCACCCCGCGGGGCGTGGACGCCTCGTCCGGGCAGAACGTCCAGTCGATCGACTTCGGCCGGTACACCCGGGCCGGCACCGGCTACACGCTGGTCGCGGACGGCGAGACCAGCCGGCCGTTCGACATCGGCAGCGACTTCTACGAGAAGCTGCGCGCCGACTCGCTGAAGTTCTACTACCCGCAACGCAGCGGCATCGCGATCTCCGACGACCTGCGGCCCGGGTACGCCCGGCCGGCCGGGCACGTCGGGGTGGCGCCCAACCAGGGTGACACCGACGTGCCGTGCCAGCCCGGCGTCTGCGACTACTCGCTGGACGTCTCCGGAGGCTGGTACGACGCCGGCGACCACGGCAAGTACGTCGTCAACGGCGGCATCGCCGTGCACCAGATGATGAGCGAGTACGAGCGGTCGGTGCTGGCCCGCACCGGCGAGCCGTGGAAGCTCTGGGACGGCTCGCTGGACATCCCGGAGAGCGGCAACAGGGTGCCGGACATTCTCGACGAGGCGCGCTGGGAGCAGGAGTTCCTGCTCAAGATGCAGGTGCCGGCCGGGCAGCCGCTGGCCGGGATGGCGCACCACAAGATCCACGACGCGGCCTGGACCGGCCTGCCGCTGCTGCCCGACCAGGACCCGCAGCCGCGCGAGCTGCACGCCCCGTCCACCGCCGCGACGCTCAACCTGGCGGCCACCGCCGCGCAGGCCGCCCGGGTCTTCCTGCCGTACGACCCGGCGTTCGCGGCCCGCAACCTGAAGGCCGCGAAGGCAGCCTGGGCCGCCGCGAAGGCACACCCGGCGGTCTACGCCACCGGCGCGGACAGCAACGGCGGCGGCGCGTACGACGACAGCAACGTCGCCGACGAGTTCTACTGGGCCGCCGCCGAGTTGTACCTGAGCACCGGTGGCCGGGAGTTCCGGGACCACCTGCTCGGCTCCCCGCTGCACACCGCGGACATCTGGGCGCCGGACGGCTTCAGCTGGCAGAGCGTGGCCGCGCTGGGCCGGCTGGACCTGGCCCGGATCCCGAACGCGCTGCCGGACCGGGCGCGGGTCCGCGCCTCGGTGGCCCAGGGCGCCGACCGGTACCTGGGCATCATCGCCGACTCGCCGTACGGCGTGCCGTACGCCCCGCCCGGCAACCAGTGGGCGTGGGGGTCGAACAGTTCCATCCTGAACAACGTGGAGGTGCTGGCCACCGCGTACGACCTGACCGGCGCGGAGAAGTACCGCACGGGCGTGCTGGAGTCGATGGACTACCTGCTCGGCCGCAACGCGCTCAACCAGTCGTACATCACCGGGTACGGCGAGGTGGCCTCGCACAACCAGCACTCCCGCTGGTTCGCGCACGAGCTGAACGCCGAGCTGCCGAACCCGCCGGCCGGAACGCTGGCCGGCGGCGCCAACTCGGCCCTGCAGGATCCGCTGGCGCAGCAGAAGCTGGCCGGCTGCGCACCGCAGTTCTGCTACATCGACGACATCGAGTCGTACTCGACGAACGAGCTGGCGATCAACTGGAACTCGGCGCTGGCCTGGGTGGCGGGATTCGTGGCCGACCAGGACAACGGCGACGCCCGCGGTCGGCTGCGGTAG
- a CDS encoding ROK family protein — MMTTLSIDCGGGGIKSSVLDAAGTMRARPIRVPTPYPLPPALFVKTLVDLAGRLPGADRVTVGMPGMLRHGVVVATPHYVTRSGPRTRIDPGLVAEWSGFDARTALADAFGMPVLVLNDAEVHGAGLVAGTGLELVLTLGTGLGCAIFDGGRLAPHLELSQAPVRWGMSYDTYIGEHERRRLGDSFWSRRVRGVVEGLRPVFCWDRLYLGGGNSRLVRPEQLARMGDDVVVVPNDAGILGGVRAWALAEGP; from the coding sequence GTGATGACCACGCTGAGCATCGACTGCGGGGGCGGTGGGATCAAGTCCTCGGTACTGGACGCCGCCGGCACGATGCGGGCGCGGCCGATCCGGGTGCCCACCCCGTACCCGTTGCCGCCGGCGCTCTTCGTGAAGACCCTGGTCGACCTCGCCGGCCGGCTGCCCGGCGCGGACCGGGTCACCGTGGGCATGCCCGGGATGCTGCGGCACGGCGTGGTGGTGGCCACCCCGCACTACGTGACCCGCTCCGGCCCGCGTACCAGAATCGACCCCGGCCTGGTGGCCGAGTGGTCCGGGTTCGACGCGCGGACCGCGCTGGCGGACGCGTTCGGGATGCCGGTCCTGGTGCTCAACGACGCCGAGGTGCACGGCGCGGGCCTGGTCGCCGGCACCGGCCTGGAACTCGTGCTCACCCTCGGCACGGGCCTGGGCTGCGCGATCTTCGACGGCGGGCGGCTGGCGCCGCATCTGGAACTGTCCCAGGCGCCGGTGCGCTGGGGGATGAGCTACGACACCTACATCGGCGAACACGAACGCCGCCGGCTGGGCGACAGCTTCTGGTCCCGTCGGGTACGCGGGGTCGTCGAGGGCCTGCGCCCGGTCTTCTGCTGGGACCGGCTCTACCTGGGCGGCGGCAATTCCCGGCTGGTCCGGCCCGAGCAACTGGCCCGGATGGGCGACGACGTGGTGGTGGTGCCCAACGACGCCGGCATCCTGGGTGGGGTACGCGCCTGGGCGCTGGCCGAGGGGCCGTAG
- a CDS encoding PPOX class F420-dependent oxidoreductase — MSLTPAERDYLAGQRLGRLATVGPDGAPQNNPVGFRYDEASGTIVIGGYSLGASRKFRNIERHPPVAFVVDDLASVRPWRVRGVEIRGRAEALRDQPPPIPGTSAEVIRIHPEVVFSWGLPGLDGMSRRRLTPAD, encoded by the coding sequence ATGAGTCTTACCCCAGCGGAACGTGACTATCTCGCCGGTCAGCGCCTCGGCCGGCTCGCCACGGTCGGGCCGGACGGGGCGCCGCAGAACAACCCGGTCGGATTCCGGTACGACGAGGCCAGCGGGACGATCGTGATCGGCGGCTACAGCCTGGGCGCCAGCCGCAAGTTCCGGAACATCGAACGGCACCCACCGGTCGCCTTCGTGGTGGACGATCTCGCCTCCGTGCGGCCCTGGCGGGTACGCGGGGTGGAGATCCGCGGTCGCGCCGAGGCGCTGCGGGACCAGCCGCCGCCGATCCCCGGGACGAGCGCGGAGGTCATCCGGATCCATCCGGAGGTCGTGTTCAGCTGGGGGCTGCCCGGCCTGGACGGCATGTCCCGCCGCCGGCTCACCCCGGCGGACTGA
- a CDS encoding Smr/MutS family protein, producing MKLKLDLHDIFNRGQDIDRALRGIMDEAVAKKATLVEIIPGKGSGQLKKRVLRFLDQKDVKQLYHRVEKDSKNFGRLFVHFRWK from the coding sequence GTGAAGCTGAAGCTCGACCTGCACGACATCTTCAACCGCGGGCAGGACATCGACCGGGCGCTGCGCGGCATCATGGACGAGGCGGTGGCCAAGAAGGCCACCCTCGTCGAGATCATCCCGGGCAAGGGGTCCGGCCAGCTCAAGAAGCGGGTGCTGCGCTTCCTCGACCAGAAGGACGTCAAGCAGCTTTATCACCGGGTGGAGAAGGACTCCAAGAACTTCGGCCGGCTCTTCGTGCACTTCCGCTGGAAGTAG
- a CDS encoding PP2C family protein-serine/threonine phosphatase, with the protein MIGSSVAPFGYPHGGLGRNPDLPPGERLRVLLVEDDEGDAFLVGELLSETGAAIDLAVAASLNQARQRIGGVDCVLLDLGLPDAQGLDGLRQVLGMSQRAAVCVLTGRSDEHLGVAAVAEGAQDYLVKGQVDGVLLARSLRYAVERKRADENTRRLREVELRQAESARLERGLLPQPLMDTDQVAVHTFYRPGRHAALIGGDFYDVVQTTPDRVDLIVGDVCGHGVDEAALGVELRVAWRALVLAGVPDDEVLPALEQVLMSERRLQEIFATVATARLDLDANRATVRLAGHPPPLLLTGGRVAPVPAPGGLLLGVRPRRPVAYELELAEKDWSLLMYTDGLIEGRVGAGDDRLDVTGLGGLLGEPATGRVPLPDLPAWLVGRAEEINGGPLADDVAMLLVSRGRGR; encoded by the coding sequence ATGATCGGTTCGTCTGTCGCGCCGTTCGGATACCCGCACGGCGGGCTGGGCCGCAATCCCGACCTCCCGCCGGGCGAACGGCTGCGGGTGCTGCTCGTCGAGGACGACGAGGGGGACGCCTTCCTGGTCGGTGAACTGCTGTCCGAGACCGGGGCGGCGATCGACCTCGCGGTCGCGGCCAGCCTCAACCAGGCCCGCCAGCGGATCGGCGGCGTCGACTGCGTACTGCTGGATCTGGGCCTGCCCGACGCGCAGGGGCTGGACGGCCTGCGCCAGGTGCTCGGCATGTCCCAGCGGGCCGCGGTCTGCGTACTCACCGGCCGCTCCGACGAACACCTCGGGGTGGCGGCGGTGGCCGAGGGGGCGCAGGACTACCTGGTCAAGGGCCAGGTCGACGGGGTGCTGCTGGCCCGGTCGCTGCGCTACGCCGTGGAACGCAAGCGGGCCGACGAGAACACCCGCCGGCTGCGCGAGGTCGAGCTGCGGCAGGCGGAGTCGGCCCGGCTGGAACGGGGTCTGCTGCCGCAGCCGCTGATGGACACCGACCAGGTCGCCGTGCACACGTTCTACCGCCCCGGCCGGCACGCCGCGCTGATCGGCGGCGACTTCTACGACGTGGTGCAGACCACCCCGGACCGGGTGGACCTGATCGTCGGGGACGTCTGCGGGCACGGCGTGGACGAGGCTGCGCTCGGCGTCGAACTGCGGGTGGCCTGGCGGGCGCTGGTCCTGGCCGGGGTGCCGGACGACGAGGTGCTGCCGGCGCTGGAGCAGGTGCTGATGAGCGAGCGCCGGTTGCAGGAGATCTTCGCGACGGTCGCCACCGCCCGGCTCGACCTGGACGCCAACCGGGCCACCGTCCGGCTGGCCGGGCATCCGCCGCCGCTGCTGCTCACCGGCGGTCGGGTGGCGCCGGTGCCGGCCCCGGGTGGCCTGCTGCTGGGCGTACGCCCGCGCCGGCCGGTCGCCTACGAGCTGGAGCTGGCGGAGAAGGACTGGTCGCTGCTGATGTACACGGACGGCCTGATCGAGGGCCGCGTCGGGGCGGGGGACGACCGGCTGGACGTGACCGGGCTGGGTGGGTTGCTCGGCGAGCCGGCGACCGGCCGGGTGCCGCTGCCGGATCTGCCGGCCTGGCTGGTGGGCCGGGCCGAGGAGATCAACGGGGGGCCGCTCGCCGACGACGTGGCGATGCTGCTGGTCAGCCGGGGGAGAGGGCGATGA
- a CDS encoding response regulator, with protein MTAPADGRSPIEVLLVEDDPGDVLMTQEAFEEHKLRNRLTVVSDGDEALAYLRQQGQYAEASPPDLILLDLNLPRRDGREVLEEIKKDELLRQIPVVVLTTSQADEDILRSYRLHANAYVTKPVDFERFIAVVRQIDEFFVSVVKLPPRG; from the coding sequence ATGACGGCACCCGCCGACGGCAGGAGCCCGATAGAGGTACTGCTCGTCGAGGACGACCCCGGCGACGTGCTGATGACGCAGGAGGCGTTCGAGGAGCACAAGCTGCGCAACCGGCTCACCGTGGTCTCCGACGGCGACGAGGCGCTGGCGTACCTGCGCCAGCAGGGCCAGTACGCGGAGGCGTCGCCGCCCGACCTGATCCTGCTGGATCTCAACCTGCCGCGCCGGGACGGCCGCGAGGTGCTGGAGGAGATCAAGAAGGACGAGCTGCTGCGGCAGATCCCGGTGGTCGTGCTCACCACCTCGCAGGCCGACGAGGACATCCTGCGCAGCTACCGGCTGCACGCCAACGCGTACGTCACCAAGCCGGTCGACTTCGAACGGTTCATCGCCGTGGTTCGCCAGATCGACGAGTTCTTCGTCAGCGTGGTGAAGCTTCCGCCGCGTGGCTGA
- a CDS encoding Fic family protein has product MDAERYRTTQFGKATQRPGDKWAFTYYRPEPIPRTLSLDTETVFLLSEAENSLGHLHGLGRLIPEPNLLVGPFLTREALASSRIEGTNASLTEVLKAEEVEAAKTDDVAEVERHLAATRKGLQLIQTLPISQRLIKQVHAELMDGVRGEEKQPGEIRWSPVWIGSSTPTTALFVPPLPEHLPELLTDWEKFVNEPSRLPLLVRSALMHYQFETIHPFLDGNGRVGRLIIGLQLIAEERLTAPLLYLSGYLETHRQDYYRGLQAVRETGDIQEWIQFFCQAVKTQSDDSVARAAQLIEIRERYYRQTVADRSRVAALIPLIFGNPFITTRRVRLSLDVTNQGARNLLERGVDYGWLKYMGSLGSAGRHYYAATEVLEAIERPTIYDKNE; this is encoded by the coding sequence GTGGACGCTGAAAGGTACCGAACCACGCAGTTCGGTAAAGCTACCCAACGACCGGGCGACAAGTGGGCATTTACCTACTACCGCCCTGAACCAATCCCGCGCACATTGTCACTCGACACGGAAACCGTCTTTCTGCTATCCGAAGCAGAAAATTCGCTGGGACACCTACACGGGCTTGGTCGATTGATTCCCGAACCCAATCTGCTGGTGGGACCGTTCCTGACCAGGGAGGCCCTTGCCAGTTCCCGGATCGAGGGCACCAACGCATCCCTGACAGAGGTGCTGAAGGCGGAGGAGGTGGAGGCCGCCAAGACCGACGATGTCGCAGAGGTGGAGCGCCACCTCGCCGCAACCAGAAAGGGTTTGCAGCTCATCCAGACCCTTCCCATTTCACAAAGACTCATAAAGCAGGTCCATGCAGAACTGATGGATGGCGTTCGCGGCGAAGAGAAACAGCCCGGTGAAATAAGATGGTCGCCGGTATGGATTGGTTCCTCAACACCAACCACCGCCCTGTTCGTACCGCCGCTGCCCGAACACCTCCCAGAATTATTGACAGACTGGGAGAAGTTCGTCAACGAGCCCAGCCGTTTGCCCCTGCTGGTCAGAAGTGCCCTCATGCACTACCAGTTCGAAACGATCCACCCGTTCCTGGACGGAAACGGGAGAGTTGGACGGCTGATAATCGGCTTGCAGTTGATAGCAGAGGAACGACTCACCGCACCACTACTGTATCTCTCGGGCTATCTTGAGACACATAGGCAGGATTATTACCGAGGACTGCAGGCTGTCCGCGAAACCGGTGACATCCAGGAGTGGATACAGTTCTTCTGTCAGGCCGTCAAAACACAATCCGACGATTCCGTTGCTCGGGCAGCACAACTAATCGAGATCCGCGAGCGATACTACCGGCAAACCGTGGCCGACAGGTCCCGTGTGGCAGCTCTGATTCCCTTGATCTTCGGCAACCCCTTTATCACCACTCGTCGCGTTCGCTTGTCGCTGGACGTGACGAATCAGGGAGCACGGAACCTGCTGGAGAGAGGGGTGGATTATGGTTGGCTGAAGTACATGGGAAGTCTCGGAAGTGCCGGACGCCATTACTACGCCGCCACCGAGGTTCTGGAGGCGATCGAACGGCCCACGATTTATGACAAGAACGAGTAG
- a CDS encoding class I SAM-dependent methyltransferase, with protein sequence MTAPGWLADTRTSYDTVAESYTDLLRDALANEPFQRGILLLFAELTRAAGDGPVADVGCGPGRITGHLHSIGLDAFGVDLSPSMIDIARRDHPHLRFEVGSMTDLDLADRSVAGLVAWFSLIHIPDDEVPAVLAHFHRVLRPGGPLLLGFHVGDESTLKTEGYGGHPMRVHVHRRPPGRVATWLRDAGFTVDAELLHHADEYRTGAFLFAHRRPEPTPQP encoded by the coding sequence GTGACCGCACCCGGCTGGCTGGCCGACACCCGAACGTCCTACGACACCGTGGCGGAGAGCTACACCGACCTGCTCCGCGACGCGCTCGCCAACGAACCGTTCCAGCGCGGCATCCTGTTGCTCTTCGCCGAGCTGACCCGCGCCGCCGGCGACGGACCGGTGGCCGACGTCGGGTGCGGACCCGGCCGGATCACCGGCCACCTGCACTCCATCGGCCTCGACGCGTTCGGCGTCGACCTCTCCCCGTCCATGATCGACATCGCCCGGCGGGACCATCCACACCTGCGTTTCGAGGTGGGCTCGATGACCGACCTCGACCTGGCCGACCGCTCCGTGGCCGGCCTGGTCGCCTGGTTCTCGCTCATCCACATCCCCGACGACGAGGTACCCGCGGTCCTCGCGCACTTCCACCGGGTGCTGCGGCCCGGCGGCCCGTTGCTGCTCGGATTCCACGTCGGCGACGAATCCACCCTGAAGACCGAGGGGTACGGCGGCCACCCGATGCGGGTCCACGTGCACCGCCGCCCGCCGGGCCGGGTCGCCACCTGGCTGCGGGACGCGGGCTTCACCGTCGACGCCGAACTGCTGCACCACGCCGACGAGTACCGGACCGGCGCGTTCCTCTTCGCCCACCGCCGTCCGGAACCCACCCCACAGCCCTAG